CCAAATCATCAAGTTGGGCGCAGAGTTGTTCAAAGTGCTGCTTTGACTCAACATCCAAAGCATCCATAAGCTTAGGGGCGTTGGCAACAACGTCCTGCATGGCAGGATTCTTAGTGTCTAACACACGTAAAGGATTGGTATTTAAACGACGCAAACTATCTTCATCTAATTCGTCAATACGACTTTGTAAATATGCGACTAAATCTTCTCGGTAAGCGGTGCGAGCTTGCTGGCTTCCGAGCGAATTAATTTGTAACTCTAAACCGTTCAAACCAAGCTGCTCCCACAGACGAGCGCTGAGTGCGATTAGCTCAACATCAATATCTGGTCCGTTTAAACCAAACACTTCCACGCCAAGCTGATGAAACTGACGATATCGACCTTTTTGCGGACGCTCGTGACGAAACATCGGGCCAGAATAATACAGTTTTTGTATTTGATTGTGGGTTAACCCATTTTCAATCATGGCGCGCACGCATCCCGCCGTGCCCTCTGGACGTAATGACAAACTATCGCCATTACGGTCCGCAAAGGTATACATTTCTTTTTCGACAATGTCGGTTACTTCACCAATTGAACGCGCAAACAATTCGGTTTTTTCAACCAAAGGCAAACGAATAGGTTGATAACCATATTGATGTAATGTCTGCTCTGCGGCCTGCAAAACTTTTTGAAATGCCATCGCTTGCTGGCCATAAATATCATTCATGCCGCGAATGGCCGCAATTTGTTTTGTCATAAAGTTTTTATTCCTAAGGCTTGGTTTGAACTCTTACTCCGAAGGCACAAACCGATCTGTTTCAATATTCTGTTTTTCTATTTGAGTCGATTCAAGCATTAAGGGTTCCGTACTCACACTTGGAATACCAACGGTTTCCGCCATATCCGATTCCAACAGATTGGTCACGGCAAAATAACTTACTACCAACACAATTACCCAAACCACGGTCCAATAAACTCGACGGCTATTTTCTGGGGCTTGAACATTTAAGCCTTTTTGTTCAACAGGCTTAAGCTTCGAGCTGAGGTTTTGTGCATCATCCTGACTCAGCATAAATGGCGACAAATCCACATCCAATAAGGCTGCATAATTTCTTAGGTGGCCTCGTTCAAAAGAGTCTAAATCTTCTATCGAGGTCTTTTTTTCGAGTTCTTCTAACCGGTCGACCGGCAACTTTAAACTCTCGGAGACTTGTTTGAGGCTGAGTTTTTTTTCCAAACGCGTATTACGCAACAGTTGCGCAAAAGATGATCCCGCTGATATTTCTTGATTCTGCATGGACTTACCCTCTTTAAAACAAACTATCCTCACACTTGATTTAACTGAGGACTCATCGTCAAATCCGTTAACTCTACACGATGAAGCGTGCGTTTAGTGCGATCCTTAACCTTACCAGCCAACTGGCCACAAGCGGCATCAATATCATCGCCACGTGTCTTTCTAACCGTACAGTTTAACCCAGCTTGCTTTAATCGATCCTGAAAACGGTGAACCGCATTATTGGAAGAGCGCTTATAGTCCGTATTTGGAAACGGATTAAATGGAATCAGATTAATCTTAGAAGGCAAATTCCCCAGTAGATCAATCAACTCGTCTGCGTGCTCAACTCGATCGTTCACGCCATCCAACATCACATATTCAATCGTAATGTGTTTTTTAGAGTTGCCACCTTCCACATAACGAAACAAGGCGGGCATCAAAACTTCAAGCGGATATTTTTTATTAACCGGCACCAACTCATCACGCAAAGCATTATTAGGCGCATGCAATGAAATCGCCAAGCTAGCATCGACTTCTTCTCGCAATTTGTCTATAGCGGGTACAACCCCGGCTGTACTTATCGTGACACGACGCTTTGATAAGCCATAAGCATTATCATCCATTAAAATACGCGCCACCGGGAAAACATGTGTGACGTTTAATAGCGGCTCACCCATTCCCATAAAGACAACATTGCTCACCACTCTTTCCTCGCGCGGTGTAGTGCCCAACGCTTTATTCGCCACCCACATTTGAGCAACAATTTCCCAATTCTCTAAATTACGATTAAAACCCTGTTGAGCGGTAGAGCAGAAAGAACACTCCAATGCACAACCGACTTGCGAAGAAATACAGAGTGTGCCTCGGTCGGCTTCTGGTATAAATACGGTTTCGATGCAGTTATGGTTATCCATTTCTAGCACCCATTTAATCGTGCCATCACTTGAGCGCTGCTCAGCCACAATTTTTGGGGTGCGGATCTGTGCGACTTGCTTTAATTTTTCACGTAAGGCCTTGCTGACATTGGTCATGTCATCAAAGTCACTCACTCCCATTTGATGAATCCATTTCATGACCTGAACGGCGCGAAAAGGTTTTTCACCCATCTGAGCAAAAAAGGCTTCTAGTGCCGCTCTATCCATGCCCAGCAAATCGGTTTTTTCTGTCGCCTGTGTCATGCTCATGTTTCCTAAACTTAACTCAAATGAGTGCAAATATTACTGACGAGAAAACACTTCGTCTGCACTAAAAAAATACGCGATCTCACGTTCTGCACTTTCTAACGAGTCTGAACCATGAGCACAGTTTACACGGGTAGACTCGGCATGGTCGGCACGAATAGTGCCGGCCTCAGCTTTAGCTGGGTCGGTCGCCCCCATAATCTTTCGATTTAAAGTAATCGCATTTTCACCTTCCAGCACTTGAACAACACAAGGCCCCGATGTCATAAAATCGACCAGTGGCTCATAAAATTCGCGGCCTTTATGCTCAATATAAAAGCCCGCCGCCTGCTCCTGCGTCATTTGGATCATTTTGGCCGCCACCACACGCAAGCCTTGAGATTCAAATCGGTGAATAATGTCACCAATCACATTCTTTTGAACCGCATCCGGCTTAATAATCGACAGGGTTTGTTCAAGCATTTGTATTCCTTAGGCTTTCATAAAGGGAGGTTATTTTATCAAGTCTACCTAAGGTTTGCACAATTGATCGCCTATTGTGTGACCAATAGCAAGAAACCCCATCAAAGGGGTTTCTTAAACAAGCTTATCAACCCAAATTAGCTCTTTTAAACAGTAAAGGATTCCCCACAACCGCATTCATCTTTTATATTCGGGTTTCTAAACTCAAAGCCTTCGTTTAATAAACTCTCTTTTACATAATCAATTTCAAGGCCGTCAATATTCTGTAAACTTTTTGGATCAACATAGACATTGACACCGAAACTTTCAAAAACCAGATCACTTTCAGCCGCTTCATCGACATAGTCCACGACATAAGCAAAGCCTGCACATCCACTTACTTTCGTTCCCACACGCAGACCAATCCCTTCGCCACGCTTTTCAATCATAGTTTTGACTCGTTGAGCTGCGGCTTGTGTAAGACTAACGCCCATATTTTCTCCTAACGATCATCTGATTCTCTAACTACAAAGACAATTCAATTTTATGAGTTGACGATGTTTTATTTAACAAAGTTTGCAACGTAACATTACTTAGAAAGTCGTCAATCATAGAACTCAAGTCATCCCATAACTCATGAGACAAACACTTACTACCATTTTGACAATTAGCGCGCCCTTCACACTTACGTGCATCCAACTTTTCATCAACCGCATGAATAATATCACTAATACTAATCGCGCGCGCCTCGCGGCTTAATCGGTAACCGCCTCCCGGTCCACGTGCACTCTTAACCAATCCGGATTTTTTTAACTTTGCAAACAACTGCTCAAGGTAAGAAAGCGAAATCTCCTGACGCTGTGAAATTAAGGCCAGTGTAATTGGTCCAGAATCTTGATTCAGGGCAATATCAATCATGGCCGTTACCGCATAGCGACCTTTTGAAGTAAGTTTCATCTATACAAATCCGAGTTTTAAAATAAATGTAAACACAATTGTATAATAACCGACCGGAACACTCAACTATTTAGCCCTCCGCATCGCTTTTAACTCCCCGATGTAAATGTGCCGCTTGCTCTGGATCATCTGGATCCAGCACCGCATCATCCAAGTTGGGTAACTCCATATCAACGCGCGCACCACCTAGGCGTTCTATTTCACAACTCAGCTGAGACAACCGCTCATCCTGTGCTTGCACATGATCAAGTAAACTATAGATCGCCTTTTCGACGGGATCATCTGCATCCTGCGTAATGCCATAGGCATCAAAACCAATTTTCTGAGCCATTTTTTCACGTTTCTTGCGCTGCTGATCATCGGTCTTATGCACAATACGGCCAGGAATCCCAACTACGGTCTTATCTTCTGGCACATCTTTAATCACCACAGCATTCGAGCCTATACGAGCATCATCGCCAACATAGATGGGCCCTAATATTTTCGCGCCCGCCCCGACGACGACACGTTCACCCAGAGTTGGATGGCGTTTACCCTCTTTCCAGCTGGTTCCACCCAATGTCACGCCATGATACAGCGTACAATCATTGCCAATTTCAGCCGTTTCACCAATAACAACCCCCATACCATGGTCAATAAATACACGCTCACCAATTTTGGCCGCGGGGTGAATTTCGATGCCAGTAAACCAGCGTGCCACGGTCGCGATAAAACGTGCCAACCACTTTAAACCTTTTCCCCATAAAAAATGCGCCAAGCGATACCAAATAATCGCATGCACACCAGGGTAAGTTGTCAGTACATCCCATAGATTTCGCGCCGCTGGATCGCGTTCAAATACACACTTAATATCTTGCTTCACACGATCAAACATGTTTTTTTGCCTCCTCACGTAACTGCGCTTGACGCTGCGCGGCGGTTAAGATCCCACGCAAAATATCGACTTCTTTTACATCCAAATGTGAACGATTAAATAACCGTCGCATGCGGCGCATAAAACGTGCGTTTTTATTCGGATCTAAAAACTCAATATCTTGCAACGCTTGGTACAAGTGTCCGTAAAACCCTTCCATTTGTTCGCTTGAGGCGACGTCGTGGCGATAGCCTTGCGATTGTTCCACAATTGGCTGGCACGCCATGCGGCATTCATAAGCAAACACCTGAACAGCGGCGGCCAAATTTAACGATGTGTAATCTGGATTTGATGGGATATGAGCCAAATAATGACACCGATCCATTTCCGCATTCGACAAACCCGAGTCTTCACGCCCAAACACTAAAGCTACCTGGTTTGCCGCTTTTTCCAAAGCTAGTGCAGCCGTTTCACGGACATCCAACTGAGGCCATGCGACTTTTCGCAACCGTGCGCTGGCACCAATGACTAAAGCACAGTCCGCAACGGCCGCTTCCAAACTATCAAACACTTGAGCCTTCGCCAAGATATCACCCGCGCCCGATGCCCTTGACGATGCTGTATGACTCGGAAAATCGTTTGGGTTTACCAAAGCTAGCTGTGATAACCCCATATTTTTCATCGCACGCGCCACTCCGCCAATATTGCCAGGGTGAGAGGTTTCAACCAGAACTATCTTAACACTAGCTAATGGCGCATATTGATCAGGCATGTCGATTCCATCGTTTTAGTTTATAATAGCGAGCTAGTTTACACTAGGCCTGTTGCATTTTCATATCCGGGTCTTGTAAACGACCTGTTTGCTCACTCTTTTACAATCTGGAACTCAACATGCACCCAATTTTGAACGTGGCCATGATCGCGGCACGCGAAGCTGGCGAAATCATTCTTCGCAATCTCGACAATATTGACCGTCTGAATATCGAAGAAAAAACCAAAAATAACTTCGTCAGCGAAGTGGATAAACTAGCCGAACAAGCTATTATCAAAACCATACATAAATATTACCCTGACCACGGCATCTTAGCTGAAGAAAGTGGGCGCCAAAACCCGAAGGCTGAAATGCAGTGGATTATTGATCCACTTGATGGCACCACCAACTTTTTACACCAATTTCCACAGTTTTCCGTGTCGATCGCTGTAATGGAAAAAGGCAAACTTACTCACGGTGTGGTGTTTGACCCTGTGAGAGATGAAATGTTTCATGCCACCCGTGGTAGTGGTGCACGTTTAAACAACCGTCGCCTTCGAGTTACCGAGCAAAAAAACTTGAAACACGCTTTATTGGCAACCGGTTTCCCCTATTATGAATTTGATTATGTAGACAGCTATTTAGCCAGCTTTAAATCTTTCATGCTTAATACGGCTGGCATTCGTCGCGCAGGCTCAGCCGCGTTAGATTTAGCTTATGTAGCCGCGGGCCGCGTAGATGGGTACTGGGAATTTAACCTCAAACCGTGGGATATTGCCGCTGGGGTTTTGCTTGTTAAAGAAGCCGGTGGCATGTGTACCGATTTTGCAGGCAACGATAACATGTTGGAATCTGGGAATATTTTGGCTTGTACGCCAAAACTAATGAAGGACATGGCAAAAACCTTAACCGAAACCATTCCAGCTGAACTTCGTAAATAACACAATACCAGGCCTGGTGCTTTACCATACCGGCCAGGCCTGGCGCTTTACCTTCTAGCCATCCAAACGCTTTGACATTAGAATCGCGTCCTCCCGTCCATCCGGACTACACTGATAATAATTTTTTCGCACACCATCTTGGGCAAAACCCATTGCCCTGTACAAATTACGCGCCAACTTATTTGAACGTCGCACCTCAAGTAAAATAACCGAATATTCGGTGTTCTCAAACCGATTAAAAATTGCTTGCAGTGCGTGCTTAGCCACCCCTTTATTTTGACTATCGGGGGCGACACTTAAATTTAATAAATGCAGCTCATCCAACACTGGCAGCATGCAACAATAACCCAACGCCGAATCTGCTACATCCATCAACAAATAATTTAATCCCTCATGCAAAGCACGCTCAAACCCGTTCCTTGTCCAAGGATGAGTGTAGTTTTGACGCTCAATTTGCATCACCCAATCTAAGTCAGATTCATCCAAAGGTTTTAAGTGGCTAAACATAGACAGGTCAAACAGGGGTTATGGCGCAGAAAACTGAATTAAGCGCTCATAAAACACGCGCTTTAAATTGGGCTGTTCAAGCATAGCTTCAAAACTCGGCAATGGTGTAACCTGCAGGCCTTCAGCTAACATTTCATTCAACTCATGATCCGGGTTCATACTAAACACTTGCTCACATCCAAGTTCAATCAAATGCTCAACTACATCAAACATCGCTTGTTCAGTCTGTAAGCTATCTGTGTCGTAAAACAATACAGCGTCTTCCGAGCCAAAATGAAACTTCAGTATAGATTGCCACAACCACCAGGCCTGGTGGTCGGGTTGCTGCCAAATACTCGACACGCCTGAACCAATCAATACCCACTTAGGTTGAACTAACGGACTAGAATATTGAGTCGTTTGAGCTTGCTGTTCCACTTCACCCTGCTCAATTGTAGAAGCTACCAGGTTAGATTGTGAAGCCTTAAGGTTTGGACGAGCTTGCCAATCGGTCACGCCCAACCCCGTCCAAACATCTGCATGTATTTTGCTTTCAGACACAACTTAAATCGTTTCTTCACGCTGTGGATGCGCTTTGTTGTCATCCATCGAAAACTTGTTCAATGCGTTAATGTAAGCTTTTGCTGACGCAGTCACAATATCCGTATCCGAACCTTGACCATTTAGAATCCGCCCACCTTTCTCCAAACGCACGGTGGTTTCGCCTAAAGAGTCGGTACCATTGGTCACGTTACTCACCGAGTAAAGCTCCAGAGTGGTGCCAGAGTGAATAATTTGCTCAATCGCTTTAAAAGTCGCGTCGACTACCCCGCCACCTTTAGCATTTGCAGTATGCTCAACACCATTTACCCACAAAGTCAAAGTCGCATGAGGCGCTTCCCCCATTTCAGTTGATACTCTTAGAGCCATCAACCGAATGGATTCGTTTTCTAAGCGTTCATTGTTGGCATCGGTGACTAAGGCTTGTAAATCTTCATCGTAAATTTCATGCTTACGATCTGCTAGTTCTTTAAAACGTAAAAACGCATCATTTAATTGTTCTTCCGTTTCAAACTCAATCCCTAACTCTAATAAGCGTGTACGGAAAGCATTACGGCCCGAATGTTTACCCAATACCATTTTATTGGTTACCCAGCCCACGTCTTCGGCGCGCATGATTTCATAAGTTTCACGATGCTTTAATACGCCATCTTGGTGAATACCCGATTCGTGAGCAAAGGCATTCGCCCCCACAATCGCTTTATTAGGCTGCACATTAAACCCGGTGATATTGGACACCAAACGAGAGGCATTCAAAATTTCAGGTGTATGAATACGAGTATCCACCGAAAAATGATCTTGGCGAGTTCGTACCGCCATGACCACTTCTTCAAGAGCAGTATTACCAGCACGCTCACCCAAACCATTAATTGTACATTCGACTTGGCGCGCGCCGTTTGATACCGCCGCCAAGGAGTTGGCAACTGCCAAGCCTAAGTCGTTATGACAATGCGCCGAGAAAACCGCTTTATCCGAGTTAGGCACACGTTCCATTACATTTTTAAACAAGGCACCAAATTGTTCCGGCACGTTATAACCGACGGTATCTGGCATGTTAATCGTCGTCGCGCCGGCTTTAATAACCGCTTCAACCACCCGGCACAAAAAGTCTAAATCAGAACGCCCAGCATCCTCCGGGGAAAATTCAACATCGTCAGTATAGCGGCGTGCTTGTTTAACCGCCCAAACCGCACGTTCCACTACTTCATCAGGACTCATGCGGAGTTTCATTTGCATATGAATAGGAGAGGTTGCAATAAATGTATGGATTCGACCTGAATTGGCGGGTTTAATCGCTTCACCTGCACGCGCAATATCATTTTCCACGGCACGTGCTAAACCACAGATAGTGCTGTCTTTAATCGCACTGGCGACCGCTTTAACCGAGTCAAAATCACCTTGACTGGCGGCTGGGAAACCGGCCTCAATCACATCCACACGCAACTTTTCAAGTTGCTTTGCGATGCGGACCTTTTCTTCTTTGGTCATCGAAGCGCCCGGGCTTTGCTCACCGTCGCGCAAGGTAGTATCAAAAATTATCAAATGATCTTTCATTACAATTAAGTCTCAATCTAAATTCATTAATAAAACGGATTATTCACTTTTAGCGCGATGGCGCTGAGCACGTGTTTTTTTCAGTCGAACCAAGGTCATCACCAGGCCTGACAAGGCATAGAGAAAAGCAAGGCCAAATAAGATAACCGAGGGTTTTAAGGTAATGACAACAAACACCAAAACAATCAACAGTAAGGTGACAAACGGTACTTTATCTTTTAAATTAAATTCTTTAAAACTACTAAAACGGACATTGCTTACCATGAGTAATCCACCCACCAAGGTCAGGCCAAGCGCAACCCAAGACTCTAAACCCGTATCAATCTGGTTACTTTCAACCATCCAAACAAACCCGGCCAATAAGGCCGCCGCCGCTGGGCTGGGCAAGCCTTGAAAGTAACGGCGATCGGCCACGCCTACTTGAGTGTTAAATCGCGCTAATCTTAACGCGGCTCCGGCTGTAAAAATAAACGCAACCAACCAGCCGAGCTTACCAAATTCACTCAACCCCCACACATACATTAACAAAGCCGGCGCTAAACCAAATGACACCATATCCGCTAAACTATCGTACTCCGCACCAAATGCACTGCTTGAGTTTGTCATGCGGGCAATACGTCCATCCAACCCGTCAAACACCATCGCAATAAATACCGCAATCGCGCCGGCCATAAAATCGCCATTCATGCCTGCAATGACGGCATAAAATCCCGCAAACAAGGCCAGGGTGGTCATTAAATTTGGTAGCAAATAGATGCCGCGTTCAAATGGGGGTTTCATTTATATCCTTATAACTCAATTAATTTATTTAATTCTACATGGGTTTAAAGCAACTGAAAATGACTTTGGGTTAAATCTCTTCACCTCGACCTACACCGAAATAACGAAAACCTTGTTGCTTCATAATATCTGGATCAAAAATGTTACGACCATCAAAAATAATAGGCTGACGCATTTTTTGTTTCATCACGACATAATCTGGGTTCCAGAAAAGCTTCCATTCCGTCAAGATAATCAAAGCATCCACGCCTTCAATCGCTTGGTACATGCTATCGACCATTTCAATCGTCTGAACGCCCTGCCAACTGTTAGAAAAGTCCTGCATCGCCTTTGGATCATAGGCTTTAATCTGCGCACCCTGGGCCGCAAACGCCTCTAACGCCTTAAGGCTAGGGGCATTTTCAACCGTGGAGGTGTTGGGTTTAAATGACAAGCCCCAAACGCCAATTTTAAGACCACGTAAATCCGTATCAAAAAAACGCCACGCCTTGCGAAATAACACTTCTTTTTGAATTTCGTTGTTGGATAAAACGGTACGAAGCAAATCGGCATCATAGCCTTTAGCTTGCAAGTCCCCAACCAAGGCGCGCACATCCGCCGCAAAGCTCGGCCCGCCAAAACCACAGCCCGGATATAAATAACTGAAGCCAATTCGGCTATCTGAGCCCAAGCCTTGGCGCACTTCTTCAAAATCGATATCAAAATGTTCGGCATTGTTCGCTAATTCATTGACTAAACTAATGCGAGTGGCTAGCAAGGCATTCACCGCATATTTCGTATATTCGGCCGCACGAGTCGACATCACTTTTATCTGGTCGGTCATACGATTAAACGGGCGCAATAAATCCCGCATTACTTTAATACTATCTGCTTGCCGACAACCTAATACAATTCGATCTGG
The Thiomicrospira pelophila DSM 1534 genome window above contains:
- a CDS encoding UDP-glucose dehydrogenase family protein, with product MKISVFGCELTGLVTAGALAHAGNDVMALPVGQVKVEDLVAGRLPREEPGLDALLAQQYKEGRLQFEADWQVGLAHADVLILSTPSWRLDRAEALIELMGETIKRDLLVVNQSTFPVGTADRFEQSLLGAFARRNLDINVAVVAMPDFISEGSALDNFMRPDRIVLGCRQADSIKVMRDLLRPFNRMTDQIKVMSTRAAEYTKYAVNALLATRISLVNELANNAEHFDIDFEEVRQGLGSDSRIGFSYLYPGCGFGGPSFAADVRALVGDLQAKGYDADLLRTVLSNNEIQKEVLFRKAWRFFDTDLRGLKIGVWGLSFKPNTSTVENAPSLKALEAFAAQGAQIKAYDPKAMQDFSNSWQGVQTIEMVDSMYQAIEGVDALIILTEWKLFWNPDYVVMKQKMRQPIIFDGRNIFDPDIMKQQGFRYFGVGRGEEI
- a CDS encoding helix-turn-helix domain-containing protein encodes the protein MQNQEISAGSSFAQLLRNTRLEKKLSLKQVSESLKLPVDRLEELEKKTSIEDLDSFERGHLRNYAALLDVDLSPFMLSQDDAQNLSSKLKPVEQKGLNVQAPENSRRVYWTVVWVIVLVVSYFAVTNLLESDMAETVGIPSVSTEPLMLESTQIEKQNIETDRFVPSE
- a CDS encoding inositol monophosphatase family protein — protein: MHPILNVAMIAAREAGEIILRNLDNIDRLNIEEKTKNNFVSEVDKLAEQAIIKTIHKYYPDHGILAEESGRQNPKAEMQWIIDPLDGTTNFLHQFPQFSVSIAVMEKGKLTHGVVFDPVRDEMFHATRGSGARLNNRRLRVTEQKNLKHALLATGFPYYEFDYVDSYLASFKSFMLNTAGIRRAGSAALDLAYVAAGRVDGYWEFNLKPWDIAAGVLLVKEAGGMCTDFAGNDNMLESGNILACTPKLMKDMAKTLTETIPAELRK
- the rlmN gene encoding 23S rRNA (adenine(2503)-C(2))-methyltransferase RlmN; this translates as MTQATEKTDLLGMDRAALEAFFAQMGEKPFRAVQVMKWIHQMGVSDFDDMTNVSKALREKLKQVAQIRTPKIVAEQRSSDGTIKWVLEMDNHNCIETVFIPEADRGTLCISSQVGCALECSFCSTAQQGFNRNLENWEIVAQMWVANKALGTTPREERVVSNVVFMGMGEPLLNVTHVFPVARILMDDNAYGLSKRRVTISTAGVVPAIDKLREEVDASLAISLHAPNNALRDELVPVNKKYPLEVLMPALFRYVEGGNSKKHITIEYVMLDGVNDRVEHADELIDLLGNLPSKINLIPFNPFPNTDYKRSSNNAVHRFQDRLKQAGLNCTVRKTRGDDIDAACGQLAGKVKDRTKRTLHRVELTDLTMSPQLNQV
- the iscR gene encoding Fe-S cluster assembly transcriptional regulator IscR, which gives rise to MKLTSKGRYAVTAMIDIALNQDSGPITLALISQRQEISLSYLEQLFAKLKKSGLVKSARGPGGGYRLSREARAISISDIIHAVDEKLDARKCEGRANCQNGSKCLSHELWDDLSSMIDDFLSNVTLQTLLNKTSSTHKIELSL
- a CDS encoding 2-isopropylmalate synthase, coding for MKDHLIIFDTTLRDGEQSPGASMTKEEKVRIAKQLEKLRVDVIEAGFPAASQGDFDSVKAVASAIKDSTICGLARAVENDIARAGEAIKPANSGRIHTFIATSPIHMQMKLRMSPDEVVERAVWAVKQARRYTDDVEFSPEDAGRSDLDFLCRVVEAVIKAGATTINMPDTVGYNVPEQFGALFKNVMERVPNSDKAVFSAHCHNDLGLAVANSLAAVSNGARQVECTINGLGERAGNTALEEVVMAVRTRQDHFSVDTRIHTPEILNASRLVSNITGFNVQPNKAIVGANAFAHESGIHQDGVLKHRETYEIMRAEDVGWVTNKMVLGKHSGRNAFRTRLLELGIEFETEEQLNDAFLRFKELADRKHEIYDEDLQALVTDANNERLENESIRLMALRVSTEMGEAPHATLTLWVNGVEHTANAKGGGVVDATFKAIEQIIHSGTTLELYSVSNVTNGTDSLGETTVRLEKGGRILNGQGSDTDIVTASAKAYINALNKFSMDDNKAHPQREETI
- the cysE gene encoding serine O-acetyltransferase, with the protein product MFDRVKQDIKCVFERDPAARNLWDVLTTYPGVHAIIWYRLAHFLWGKGLKWLARFIATVARWFTGIEIHPAAKIGERVFIDHGMGVVIGETAEIGNDCTLYHGVTLGGTSWKEGKRHPTLGERVVVGAGAKILGPIYVGDDARIGSNAVVIKDVPEDKTVVGIPGRIVHKTDDQQRKKREKMAQKIGFDAYGITQDADDPVEKAIYSLLDHVQAQDERLSQLSCEIERLGGARVDMELPNLDDAVLDPDDPEQAAHLHRGVKSDAEG
- a CDS encoding HesB/IscA family protein; translated protein: MGVSLTQAAAQRVKTMIEKRGEGIGLRVGTKVSGCAGFAYVVDYVDEAAESDLVFESFGVNVYVDPKSLQNIDGLEIDYVKESLLNEGFEFRNPNIKDECGCGESFTV
- the pssA gene encoding CDP-diacylglycerol--serine O-phosphatidyltransferase, translating into MKPPFERGIYLLPNLMTTLALFAGFYAVIAGMNGDFMAGAIAVFIAMVFDGLDGRIARMTNSSSAFGAEYDSLADMVSFGLAPALLMYVWGLSEFGKLGWLVAFIFTAGAALRLARFNTQVGVADRRYFQGLPSPAAAALLAGFVWMVESNQIDTGLESWVALGLTLVGGLLMVSNVRFSSFKEFNLKDKVPFVTLLLIVLVFVVITLKPSVILFGLAFLYALSGLVMTLVRLKKTRAQRHRAKSE
- the hisS gene encoding histidine--tRNA ligase, whose product is MTKQIAAIRGMNDIYGQQAMAFQKVLQAAEQTLHQYGYQPIRLPLVEKTELFARSIGEVTDIVEKEMYTFADRNGDSLSLRPEGTAGCVRAMIENGLTHNQIQKLYYSGPMFRHERPQKGRYRQFHQLGVEVFGLNGPDIDVELIALSARLWEQLGLNGLELQINSLGSQQARTAYREDLVAYLQSRIDELDEDSLRRLNTNPLRVLDTKNPAMQDVVANAPKLMDALDVESKQHFEQLCAQLDDLGLDYVINPNLVRGLDYYNRSVFEWVTKDLGAQGTVCAGGRYDGLVEQIGGKPTPAVGFALGIERLMALIIDQQSPEDSIPADIYVVLAGDQAARPGLVLAEMLRDALPSLSVQMNCGGGSFKSQLKKADKSGATYAVILGDNEVSQQVAMIKPLREQSEQQSLAWDELVAFFSQRM
- a CDS encoding RNA methyltransferase; the protein is MPDQYAPLASVKIVLVETSHPGNIGGVARAMKNMGLSQLALVNPNDFPSHTASSRASGAGDILAKAQVFDSLEAAVADCALVIGASARLRKVAWPQLDVRETAALALEKAANQVALVFGREDSGLSNAEMDRCHYLAHIPSNPDYTSLNLAAAVQVFAYECRMACQPIVEQSQGYRHDVASSEQMEGFYGHLYQALQDIEFLDPNKNARFMRRMRRLFNRSHLDVKEVDILRGILTAAQRQAQLREEAKKHV
- the ndk gene encoding nucleoside-diphosphate kinase codes for the protein MLEQTLSIIKPDAVQKNVIGDIIHRFESQGLRVVAAKMIQMTQEQAAGFYIEHKGREFYEPLVDFMTSGPCVVQVLEGENAITLNRKIMGATDPAKAEAGTIRADHAESTRVNCAHGSDSLESAEREIAYFFSADEVFSRQ
- the rimI gene encoding ribosomal protein S18-alanine N-acetyltransferase produces the protein MFSHLKPLDESDLDWVMQIERQNYTHPWTRNGFERALHEGLNYLLMDVADSALGYCCMLPVLDELHLLNLSVAPDSQNKGVAKHALQAIFNRFENTEYSVILLEVRRSNKLARNLYRAMGFAQDGVRKNYYQCSPDGREDAILMSKRLDG